The Candidatus Cetobacterium colombiensis genome includes the window CAATATTTACAATAGCTTATACAACTCAAAATATAGGAAAACAAAAAACTGTAGAAGGTTTTGAAATGCATCCAGCAGGACATCATAAAGTTTACGGTGCTTATAAAACAAAATAATTTAAATCTAAAAAGGAAACCTTTTAGGTTTCCTTTCTAATATAAAGCAAATAAAGGGGGCTACACAATGTACAAATATATAGTAAAAAGAATACTATTATTAATACCTGTATTGTTAGGAGTTTCATTTTTAGTATTTACAATAATGTCATTTACACCAGGAGATCCAGCTCAATTGATTTTAGGGGAAAGTGCACCAAAAGAAGCAGTAGCACAATTAAGATTAGAAATGGGATTAAATGATCCTTTTATTGTTCAGTACTTAAGATTTGTTAAAAATGCCGTAGTTGGAAATTTTGGACAATCTTATACAACTGGAAGAGAAGTTTTTGGAGAAATTTTTTCAAGATTTCCAAATACATTAATTTTAGCAGTTTTAGGAATAATTATAGCTGTTTGTATAGGAATTCCTTTAGGGATAATTTCGGCAACAAGACAGTATACTTTAATTGATAGTGTTAGTATGATAGGAGCATTACTAGGTGTATCGATGCCTGTTTTCTGGCTAGGACTAATGTTAATTTTAACATTTTCAGTTAATTTAAGATGGTTACCTTCTGGAGGATTTGATGGATTAAAAAGTTTGATATTACCATCATTAACTTTAGGAGTGGGATCAGCAGCCATAATTACTCGTATGACTCGTTCTTCTATGTTGGAAGTTATAAGACAGGATTATATAAGAACAGCAAGAGCAAAAGGAGTTGCAGAAAAAGTAGTTATAAATAAACATGCTTTAAAAAATGCTTTAATTCCTGTAATAACTGTTGTAGGATTGCAGTTTGGAGGTTTATTAGGGGGAGCAGTATTGACAGAGTCAGTTTATTCATGGCCTGGTGTAGGAAGAATGATGGTTGATGCCATTAGACAAAAAGATACACCAACAGTTTTAGCATCTGTAATATTCTTGGCAGTGACATTTAGTATAGTTAACTTAGCAGTTGATATACTTTACGCTTATGTTGATCCAAGAATAAAATCGCAATACAAATAGAGGGGTGAATAAAAGTGGCTACTATAAAAAATGAAAATGTAGGAAAGAAAAGAAGCCAATGGGCAGAATTATGGAAAAATTTAAAAAGAAATAAAATGGCTTTATTGGGATTGATAATAATAGTGATAATAGTATTGCTTGCTATATTTGCGGATCAAATTGCAAATTATGATCAAGTGGTAATAAAGCAAAATTTAAGAATGAGATTAAAACCACCTTCAGCACAACATTGGTTAGGGACAGATGAATTTGGAAGAGATATATTTGCTAGATTAGTTCATGGTGCTAGGGTATCGTTGAAAGTAGGTATATTAGCAGTAGGTATAGCTATAGCAATTGGTGGATTTTTAGGAGCTGTAGCAGGGTATTATGGTGGGAAATTAGATAATATAATAATGAGAATTATGGATATATTTTTAGCAGTCCCAAGTATCCTTTTAGCTATTGCAATAGTTTCAGCTTTAGGTCCAAATCTTTTAAACTTAATGATAGCTGTAAGTATATCATCAGTACCAAGATATGCTAGAATAGTAAGAGCATCGGTTTTATCTATAAGAGATCAGGAATTTATTGAAGCTGCAAGAGCAATAGGAGCAAATGATGCAAGAATAATATGTAGACATATTATTCCAAACTCTTTAGCACCAGTAATAGTACAAGGAACTTTAGGTGTTGCTGGAGCAATACTGTCAACAGCAGGACTAAGCTTTATTGGATTAGGGATACAACCACCTGCACCTGAATGGGGTTCAATGTTATCTGGAGGAAGACAATATTTAAGATATGCATGGTGGGTAACAACGTTCCCAGGAGTCTCAATAATGATAACAATTTTATCACTAAATCTTTTAGGAGATGGATTAAGAGATGCATTAGATCCAAGATTAAAACAATAATTACAGTGGGGGAGATGGACGCAAATGGAAAAATTACTTAATATAAAAAATTTATCTATAAATTATGAAACAAATGATGAAAAAGTATTGGCTGTAACAGAATTAGAAATAGAATTAGGTGAAGGAGAAACTTTAGGACTAGTTGGTGAAACTGGAGCTGGAAAAACAACAACAGCTTTGGGTATAATGAGATTGGTTCCTAATCCACCTGGAAAAATATTATCAGGTGAAATTAATTTTCAAGGAAGAAATTTATTAACAGTTTCAGAAGAGGAAATGAGAGCTATAAGAGGAAGACAAATAAGTATGATATTCCAAGATCCGATGACTTCTTTAAATCCAGTGTTAACAGTTGGAGATCAAATTGCAGAAGTTATACAAATCCATGAGAAACTATCAACAAAGGATGCAATGGAAAAAGCTAGTGAAATGCTTGAATTAGTTGGAATTCCAGGGAATAGATTAAATGATTATCCACATCAGTTTTCTGGTGGAATGAAACAAAGGGTGGTTATAGCTATAGCATTAGCATGTAATCCAAAATTATTGATAGCAGATGAGCCTACGACAGCACTAGATGTAACTATCCAAGCACAAGTTTTAGATTTGATGAATGATTTAAAAGAAAAATTAAAAACATCAATGTTATTAATAACTCATGATTTAGGAGTAGTTGCACAAGTTTGTGATAAAGTAGCTATTATGTATGCAGGAGAAATTGTTGAGTCAGGAACTTTATATGATATATTTGAAAATCCAAAGCATCCATATACACATGGATTATTTGACTCGATACCTAACTTAGATGAGGAAGTTACTAGATTAAAACCAATAAAAGGACTAATGCCAGATCCTACAGATTTACCATCAGGTTGTAGATTCCATCCTAGATGTCCATATGCTCAAGAAAAATGTTCTAAAATAAATCCAAAAATAACTAACGAAAATGGACATAAGGTTAAATGTTTAGCATATGAAGGTTTAATAAATGTACCAGAGCTACAGGGAGGAAGAAATGGCAGATAAAATATTAGAGGTAAAAAATTTAAAAAAATATTTTAATACTCCAAAAGGGCTCCTACACGCCGTAGACGGAGTTACATTTTCTATAGAAAGAGGGAAAACTCTAGGTGTAGTTGGAGAATCGGGATGCGGAAAATCTACAACTGGAAGAGTTGTTTTAAGATTATTAGAAGCAACAGATGGAGAGATAATTTTTGAAGGAAAAAATATAAGAGATTATGGGAAAAGTGAAATGGTAAAATTGAGAGAAGAGATGCAAATAATATTTCAAGATCCATATGCTTCTTTAAATCCTAGAATGACAATTAGTGAGATAATAGCAGAGCCTTTAATAATACATAAAAAATGTAAAAACAAACAAGAGTTACAAGAAAAAGTAGCTAAGTTAATGGAAACTGTTGGTTTAAGTGAAAGATTGACAAATACTTATCCTCATGAACTAGATGGAGGAAGAAGACAAAGAATAGGAATAGCAAGAGCTTTAGCTTTAAATCCAAAGTTTATTGTTTGTGATGAACCAGTATCTGCTTTAGATGTATCAATTCAAGCTCAGGTACTTAATCTAATGAAAGATTTACAAGAAGAATTTGGATTGACATATATGTTTATAACTCATGATTTATCTGTAGTAAAACATTTCTCGGATGATATAGCTGTAATGTATTTAGGTGAACTTGTAGAAAAGGCACCAGCAAAAGAATTGTTTAAAAATCCAGTTCATCCTTATACAAGAGCTTTATTATCAGCAATTCCAGTTCCTAGTATAAAACATAAAATGAATAGAGAAAGACTAAAGGGAGAAATCACGTCTCCAATAAATCCAGGGGTAGGATGTAGATTTAGAAAAAGATGTAGTATGGCGCTTCCAGAATGTGGAGATTCTACTCCAGTATTAAAAGAGGTTTCACCAGGACATTTTTATGCATGTCATTTAGTTGATAAAGAAAAAAAAGATTAAAAATAAAAAAGGATAACTCTAAACAAGTTTAAATACTAGTTTAGAGTTATTTTTATTTAAAATGGAGGAATTTTATGGAGAAATTTGAAAGTAGAAAATACCACTTAACAGCAAAACTGATTTTATTAAAGGCGATTAACGATATTTATCCAGAGTTTCAGGTTGTTTTTAGAAATTCCTTGAATAATGGAGTTTATGTAACAATAAATGGAAAAAGTTATATAACAGAGGAAGAAATAAAAAAAATAGAATTAAGAATAAGTGAAATAGCTTTAGAATCAAAGAGTATAAAAAAAACATATTTTAGTTCAGAAACTATAAATAAGAAACATTTGGAAAATTTAAGAGAAGATTTAAAAGAGCTCTTAGAAACAACTGGAATAATTACGTTTTTTATTTATGAATTAGATTCATATAGAAGCTATTTTATAGAGGAGTTATATGAAAATACATCTTATATTAATATTTTTCAATTGTATTCATATGATGAAGGATTTATCTTTAAAACACCTAAGGATATAAATGGAGTTATTCAAATTCCTCCGATGATAGATGATAGAAAATTAGCTAAAGTTTATAAAGAAAGTTCTAAATGGAATGATATAATGCAAGTTTCTTGTGTGGGAAGTTTAAATAGGATTAATTTAAAAGGAGATATAGTTGAATTAATTAGAGTTAATGAAACTTTACATGATAAAAAAATAACTAAAATTGCAGAAAAAATATTAGAGGATAGAGATATTAAAATAGTTACTATAG containing:
- the nikC gene encoding nickel transporter permease, whose product is MKNENVGKKRSQWAELWKNLKRNKMALLGLIIIVIIVLLAIFADQIANYDQVVIKQNLRMRLKPPSAQHWLGTDEFGRDIFARLVHGARVSLKVGILAVGIAIAIGGFLGAVAGYYGGKLDNIIMRIMDIFLAVPSILLAIAIVSALGPNLLNLMIAVSISSVPRYARIVRASVLSIRDQEFIEAARAIGANDARIICRHIIPNSLAPVIVQGTLGVAGAILSTAGLSFIGLGIQPPAPEWGSMLSGGRQYLRYAWWVTTFPGVSIMITILSLNLLGDGLRDALDPRLKQ
- a CDS encoding ABC transporter ATP-binding protein, coding for MADKILEVKNLKKYFNTPKGLLHAVDGVTFSIERGKTLGVVGESGCGKSTTGRVVLRLLEATDGEIIFEGKNIRDYGKSEMVKLREEMQIIFQDPYASLNPRMTISEIIAEPLIIHKKCKNKQELQEKVAKLMETVGLSERLTNTYPHELDGGRRQRIGIARALALNPKFIVCDEPVSALDVSIQAQVLNLMKDLQEEFGLTYMFITHDLSVVKHFSDDIAVMYLGELVEKAPAKELFKNPVHPYTRALLSAIPVPSIKHKMNRERLKGEITSPINPGVGCRFRKRCSMALPECGDSTPVLKEVSPGHFYACHLVDKEKKD
- a CDS encoding ABC transporter ATP-binding protein, coding for MEKLLNIKNLSINYETNDEKVLAVTELEIELGEGETLGLVGETGAGKTTTALGIMRLVPNPPGKILSGEINFQGRNLLTVSEEEMRAIRGRQISMIFQDPMTSLNPVLTVGDQIAEVIQIHEKLSTKDAMEKASEMLELVGIPGNRLNDYPHQFSGGMKQRVVIAIALACNPKLLIADEPTTALDVTIQAQVLDLMNDLKEKLKTSMLLITHDLGVVAQVCDKVAIMYAGEIVESGTLYDIFENPKHPYTHGLFDSIPNLDEEVTRLKPIKGLMPDPTDLPSGCRFHPRCPYAQEKCSKINPKITNENGHKVKCLAYEGLINVPELQGGRNGR
- the nikB gene encoding nickel ABC transporter permease, producing MYKYIVKRILLLIPVLLGVSFLVFTIMSFTPGDPAQLILGESAPKEAVAQLRLEMGLNDPFIVQYLRFVKNAVVGNFGQSYTTGREVFGEIFSRFPNTLILAVLGIIIAVCIGIPLGIISATRQYTLIDSVSMIGALLGVSMPVFWLGLMLILTFSVNLRWLPSGGFDGLKSLILPSLTLGVGSAAIITRMTRSSMLEVIRQDYIRTARAKGVAEKVVINKHALKNALIPVITVVGLQFGGLLGGAVLTESVYSWPGVGRMMVDAIRQKDTPTVLASVIFLAVTFSIVNLAVDILYAYVDPRIKSQYK